A stretch of the Polyangiaceae bacterium genome encodes the following:
- a CDS encoding HAMP domain-containing protein, with product MPKRITDGHSRSLGARQKNKKAESGRTVGSRKEVSPRKKATRGNSAQVGLGSLDRRLLLEALTALKKGDFSVRLPLDWEGLDGKIADTFNDVVELNGREASELERMSRVVGKEGRIAERASAVGLGGAWGQKVASVNALISDLVHPTSEMARVIGAVAKGDLSQAMALEVDGRPLEGEFLRTAKTVNTMVDQLGSFASEVTRVAREVGTEGKLGGQADVKGVAGTWKDLTDSVNFMAGNLTAQVRNIAAVTTAVANGDLSKKITVDVRGEILELKDTINTMVDQLRSFASEVTRVAREVGTEGKLGGQADVKGVAGTWKDLTDSVNSMAGNLTSQVRNIAAVTTAVANGDLSKKITVDVKGEILELKNTINTMVDQLNSFASEVTRVAREVGTEGKLGGQAEVKGVAGTWKDLTDNVNSMAGNLTVQLRDVSKVATAIANGDLTQKITVDARGEILQIKNVINTMVDQLSSFAAEVTRVAREVGTEGKLGGQADVKGVAGTWKDLTDSVNSMAGNLTVQLRDVSKVATAIANGDLTQKITVDARGEILQIKNVTNTMVDQLSSFAAEVTRVAREVGTEGKLGGQAEVKGVAGTWKDLTDSVNSMAGNLTAQVRNIAAVTTAVANGDLSKKITVDVKGEILELKNTINTMVDQLNSFASEVTRVAREVGTEGKLGGQADVKGVAGTWKDLTDSVNSMAGNLTAQVRNIAAVTTAVANGDLSKKITVDVKGEILELKNTINTMVDQLSGFASEVTRVAREVGTEGKLGGQADVKGVAGTWKDLTDSVNSMAGNLTAQVRNIAAVTTAVANGDLSKKITVDVRGEILELKNTINTMVDQLRSFASEVTRVAREVGTEGKLGGQADVKGVAGTWKDLTDSVNFMAGNLTSQVRNIAAVTTAVANGDLSKKITVDVRGEILELKNTINTMVDQLNSFASEVTRVAREVGTEGKLGGQADVKGVAGTWKDLTDSVNFMAGNLTSQVRNIAAVTTAVANGDLSKKITVDVRGEILELKNTINTMVDQLNSFASEVTRVAREVGTEGKLGGQAEVKGVAGTWKDLTDNVNSMAGNLTNQVRGIAKVVTAVANGDLKRKLSVDAKGEIAALADTINGMIDTLATFADQVTTVAREVGVEGKLGGQASVPGASGTWKDLTVNVNQLAANLTTQVRAIAEVATAVTKGDLTRSIKVEAQGELAALKDTTNEMIRNLRDTTLKNSEQDWLKTNLAKFSRMLQGQKDLLAVGRLILSELAPVVSAQQGVFYTMDVSKEEPTLKLLASYAYKQRKHSDNKFRLGEGLVGQCALEKERIMLVNAPPDYITITSGLGEAVPVNIVVLPVLFEGQVKAILELASFERFSPTHLAFLDQLTESIGIVLNTIEANMRTEDLLKQSQSLARELQSQQEELRQTNAELGEKARLLAQQNVEVEQKNSEVEHARQALEEKAKQLALTSKYKSEFLANMSHELRTPLNSLLILSEQLSKNTEGNLMAKQIDFAKTIHSSGNDLLALINDILDLSKIESGTVVVDVGEVWFRDLGNYVERTFRHVAEAKKVEFELDFGTNLPRSIHTDAKRLQQVLKNLLSNAFKFTERGKVRLEVCTVSEGYSREHETLNRAGAAIAFSVHDTGIGISSDKQQIIFEAFQQADGSTSRKYGGTGLGLAISRGIANLLGGELRLSSVPGRGSTFTLYIPHVYMAPPRTQRTRSQTMEAVALPPSPLLEVISHDTPPVVHRSIDDEQTEIGPGDRALLVIENDIAFARLVMDVARERGFKPIVAHRGAEALSRARERKPAAMTLDLRLPDMDGLRVLDRLKHDLGLRHVPVQVITTDEEQRERALRKGAIDVVSKPIRTREELASAIDKLRAFIDAKQRSILLVEPNPLEIEHKSKLLSHESVDIRVATTFQEAVDAIAQARPDVVVTGLDLPDGNGLDLVTRAGLANDMGVPIILHVPHGAPPAEQERIDKLLHTAVLKQSRSEERLVDEVALFLHLRVDDLPPQRRAWLEKIHASPEVLAGKQVLIVDDDIRNIFAMTTILEEQGMNTRAAETGRAAITVLEQHEGIDVVLMDIMMPEMDGYDTIRAIRSREAWRSLPIIAVTAKAMKGDREKCFEAGATDYVAKPVDPEQLFARLRFWLHR from the coding sequence ATGCCGAAGCGGATTACGGACGGGCATTCCCGTTCGCTTGGTGCACGTCAGAAGAACAAGAAAGCTGAAAGCGGGCGAACCGTTGGATCTCGCAAGGAAGTGTCGCCGAGGAAGAAGGCGACGCGCGGCAATTCTGCGCAGGTTGGCCTCGGGTCACTCGATAGACGGCTTTTGCTCGAGGCACTGACGGCGCTCAAGAAAGGCGATTTCTCGGTGCGATTGCCCTTGGATTGGGAGGGGCTCGACGGGAAAATTGCAGATACGTTCAACGACGTGGTCGAGCTCAATGGGCGTGAAGCGAGCGAGCTGGAGCGCATGAGCCGCGTCGTCGGCAAAGAGGGGCGTATTGCGGAGCGCGCTTCGGCCGTGGGACTTGGCGGTGCGTGGGGGCAAAAGGTTGCGAGCGTCAATGCATTGATCAGCGATTTGGTGCACCCGACGAGTGAAATGGCGCGCGTGATCGGCGCCGTTGCCAAGGGTGACTTGTCTCAAGCCATGGCGCTCGAAGTGGATGGCCGGCCGCTCGAAGGGGAATTTTTGAGGACCGCGAAGACCGTCAATACGATGGTCGATCAGCTTGGTTCATTCGCATCCGAAGTGACGCGTGTCGCGCGCGAAGTCGGTACGGAAGGAAAACTCGGCGGGCAGGCGGACGTGAAAGGCGTGGCCGGTACGTGGAAGGATTTGACGGATTCCGTCAACTTCATGGCCGGCAATTTGACGGCGCAAGTGCGTAACATTGCAGCGGTTACGACGGCCGTTGCGAATGGCGATTTGTCGAAGAAAATTACAGTCGACGTGCGCGGTGAAATCTTGGAGCTCAAAGATACCATCAATACGATGGTCGATCAGCTCCGCTCCTTTGCGTCGGAAGTGACGCGCGTTGCGCGCGAAGTCGGTACGGAAGGAAAACTCGGCGGGCAGGCGGACGTGAAAGGCGTCGCCGGCACGTGGAAAGACTTGACCGATTCCGTCAATTCAATGGCGGGTAACCTGACGAGCCAGGTGCGTAACATCGCGGCCGTGACGACGGCCGTTGCGAATGGCGATTTATCGAAGAAAATCACGGTCGACGTGAAAGGCGAAATTCTGGAGCTGAAGAACACCATCAATACGATGGTCGATCAGCTCAATTCGTTTGCGTCGGAAGTGACGCGCGTTGCGCGCGAAGTCGGTACGGAAGGTAAACTCGGTGGTCAGGCCGAAGTGAAAGGCGTGGCCGGTACGTGGAAAGACTTGACCGACAACGTCAATTCGATGGCCGGTAACTTGACGGTGCAGCTTCGCGACGTGTCGAAGGTCGCGACGGCCATTGCAAACGGTGACTTGACGCAAAAAATCACCGTCGATGCGCGCGGCGAAATCTTACAAATCAAAAACGTCATCAATACGATGGTCGATCAGTTGAGCTCCTTCGCGGCCGAGGTGACGCGCGTTGCGCGCGAAGTCGGTACGGAAGGAAAACTCGGCGGTCAGGCGGACGTGAAAGGTGTCGCTGGTACGTGGAAAGACTTGACCGATTCGGTCAATTCGATGGCCGGTAACTTGACGGTGCAGCTTCGCGACGTGTCGAAGGTCGCGACGGCCATTGCAAATGGTGACTTGACGCAAAAAATCACCGTGGATGCGCGCGGCGAAATCTTACAAATCAAAAACGTCACCAATACGATGGTCGATCAATTGAGCTCCTTCGCGGCCGAAGTGACGCGCGTCGCGCGCGAAGTCGGTACGGAAGGAAAGCTCGGTGGGCAGGCCGAAGTGAAAGGCGTCGCCGGTACGTGGAAGGACCTGACGGATTCGGTCAATTCAATGGCCGGCAACCTGACGGCGCAAGTTCGTAACATCGCAGCGGTGACGACGGCGGTCGCCAATGGCGATTTGTCGAAGAAAATCACGGTCGACGTGAAAGGCGAGATTCTGGAGCTGAAAAACACGATCAATACGATGGTCGATCAGCTCAATTCGTTCGCATCCGAAGTGACGCGCGTGGCGCGCGAAGTCGGTACGGAAGGCAAATTGGGCGGTCAGGCGGACGTGAAAGGTGTTGCCGGTACGTGGAAGGACCTGACGGATTCGGTCAATTCAATGGCCGGCAACTTGACGGCGCAAGTGCGTAACATCGCAGCGGTGACGACCGCCGTCGCGAATGGCGATTTGTCGAAGAAAATCACGGTCGACGTGAAGGGCGAGATTCTGGAGCTGAAAAACACGATCAATACGATGGTCGATCAGCTATCGGGTTTCGCATCCGAAGTGACGCGCGTTGCGCGCGAAGTCGGTACGGAAGGCAAATTGGGCGGACAAGCCGACGTGAAAGGCGTGGCCGGTACGTGGAAGGACCTGACGGATTCGGTCAATTCAATGGCCGGTAACTTGACGGCGCAAGTGCGTAACATCGCAGCGGTTACGACGGCGGTCGCCAATGGCGATTTGTCGAAGAAAATCACGGTCGACGTGCGCGGTGAAATCCTGGAGCTGAAGAACACGATCAATACTATGGTGGATCAGCTACGTTCGTTCGCGTCCGAGGTGACGCGCGTGGCGCGCGAAGTCGGCACGGAAGGCAAATTGGGCGGTCAGGCAGACGTGAAAGGCGTGGCCGGTACGTGGAAAGACTTGACCGATTCCGTGAATTTCATGGCCGGCAACCTGACGAGCCAAGTGCGCAACATCGCGGCCGTGACGACAGCCGTTGCCAATGGCGATTTGTCGAAAAAAATCACGGTCGACGTGCGTGGTGAAATCTTGGAGCTGAAAAACACGATCAATACGATGGTCGATCAGCTCAATTCATTCGCGTCCGAAGTGACGCGCGTGGCGCGCGAAGTCGGTACGGAAGGCAAATTGGGCGGTCAGGCAGACGTGAAAGGCGTGGCCGGTACGTGGAAAGACCTGACCGATTCCGTGAATTTCATGGCCGGCAACTTGACGAGCCAAGTGCGCAACATCGCGGCCGTCACGACAGCCGTCGCGAATGGCGATTTATCGAAGAAAATCACGGTCGACGTGCGCGGCGAAATCCTGGAGCTGAAAAACACGATCAATACAATGGTAGATCAGCTCAATTCGTTCGCATCCGAAGTGACGCGCGTTGCGCGCGAAGTCGGTACGGAAGGCAAATTGGGCGGCCAAGCCGAAGTGAAAGGCGTGGCCGGTACGTGGAAAGACCTGACCGATAACGTCAATTCAATGGCCGGCAACTTGACGAACCAGGTGCGTGGTATTGCCAAGGTCGTGACGGCTGTTGCCAATGGCGATTTGAAGCGAAAACTATCCGTCGATGCGAAAGGCGAAATCGCGGCGCTCGCCGATACCATCAACGGCATGATCGATACGCTCGCGACATTCGCCGATCAGGTGACGACGGTTGCGCGTGAAGTCGGTGTCGAAGGAAAACTGGGCGGTCAAGCGAGCGTGCCGGGAGCCTCGGGTACGTGGAAGGACTTGACGGTCAACGTCAATCAGCTCGCGGCGAATTTGACGACGCAAGTGCGTGCCATTGCAGAAGTCGCCACCGCCGTCACGAAGGGCGATTTGACCCGCAGCATCAAGGTCGAGGCGCAAGGCGAGCTCGCGGCGCTGAAGGACACGACCAATGAAATGATCCGAAACTTGCGCGACACGACGCTGAAAAATAGCGAACAGGATTGGCTCAAGACGAACCTGGCCAAGTTTTCACGCATGCTCCAGGGGCAAAAGGATTTGCTCGCCGTCGGCAGGCTCATTCTGTCGGAGCTCGCGCCGGTCGTTTCCGCGCAGCAAGGCGTGTTTTACACGATGGATGTTTCAAAGGAAGAACCGACGCTGAAGCTTTTGGCGAGCTACGCGTACAAGCAACGCAAACATTCCGACAACAAATTCAGGCTGGGCGAGGGGCTCGTGGGTCAATGCGCGCTGGAAAAGGAGCGCATCATGCTCGTCAATGCGCCGCCCGATTACATCACGATCACGAGCGGCCTTGGCGAAGCGGTGCCGGTGAACATCGTCGTATTGCCGGTGCTCTTCGAAGGCCAGGTCAAAGCGATTCTGGAGCTTGCTTCTTTCGAGCGGTTCAGCCCGACGCACCTTGCATTCCTCGATCAGCTCACCGAATCGATTGGCATCGTGCTCAACACGATCGAGGCGAACATGCGCACGGAGGACTTGCTGAAGCAATCGCAATCGCTCGCGCGTGAGCTGCAGAGTCAGCAAGAGGAGCTGCGACAAACCAATGCGGAGCTTGGCGAAAAAGCGCGGCTTTTGGCGCAGCAAAACGTGGAAGTCGAGCAGAAGAACAGCGAAGTGGAACATGCTCGGCAGGCGCTCGAGGAGAAGGCAAAGCAGCTCGCATTGACGTCGAAGTACAAGTCCGAATTCCTCGCGAACATGTCGCACGAGCTTCGGACGCCGCTGAACAGCCTGCTGATCCTGTCCGAGCAGCTTTCGAAGAACACCGAAGGCAATTTGATGGCCAAGCAGATCGACTTTGCGAAGACGATTCATTCGTCGGGCAATGATTTGCTCGCGCTCATCAACGACATCTTGGATTTGTCGAAGATAGAGAGCGGTACGGTCGTGGTGGACGTGGGCGAGGTGTGGTTCCGCGATCTCGGCAATTACGTCGAAAGGACGTTCCGGCACGTGGCCGAGGCGAAGAAGGTGGAGTTCGAGCTGGATTTCGGGACAAACTTGCCGCGGTCGATTCATACGGATGCGAAGCGATTGCAACAGGTGCTCAAGAACCTGCTTTCCAACGCGTTCAAGTTCACGGAACGCGGCAAAGTCAGGCTCGAAGTATGCACGGTCTCCGAGGGGTACAGCCGCGAGCACGAAACGTTGAATCGCGCGGGAGCAGCGATTGCGTTCAGCGTGCACGATACGGGTATCGGCATCTCCTCGGACAAACAGCAGATCATTTTTGAAGCGTTTCAGCAGGCGGATGGATCCACGAGCCGCAAGTACGGCGGAACGGGTCTGGGCCTCGCGATCAGCCGCGGCATCGCGAACTTGCTGGGCGGGGAGCTGCGTTTGTCGAGCGTTCCCGGACGAGGCAGCACGTTCACGCTCTACATTCCGCACGTGTACATGGCTCCGCCGCGTACCCAGCGCACGCGATCACAGACGATGGAAGCGGTAGCGCTACCGCCGAGCCCATTGTTGGAGGTCATATCGCATGACACGCCGCCGGTGGTGCATCGGAGCATCGACGACGAACAGACGGAGATCGGGCCTGGAGATCGCGCGCTGCTCGTGATCGAAAACGACATCGCGTTCGCGCGGCTCGTCATGGATGTGGCGCGGGAGCGAGGGTTCAAGCCGATCGTGGCGCACCGAGGAGCCGAGGCTTTGTCGCGCGCGAGAGAGCGCAAGCCGGCTGCGATGACGCTCGATCTGCGCTTGCCGGACATGGATGGGCTGCGCGTACTCGATCGGCTGAAGCACGATCTGGGATTGCGACACGTGCCGGTGCAAGTGATCACCACGGACGAAGAACAGCGGGAGCGTGCGCTTCGAAAGGGGGCGATCGACGTGGTCTCGAAGCCGATTCGGACGCGTGAGGAGCTCGCTTCCGCGATCGACAAGCTGCGTGCGTTCATCGATGCCAAGCAGCGATCGATTTTGCTGGTGGAGCCGAACCCGCTCGAAATCGAGCACAAGAGCAAGCTTCTCTCGCACGAGTCGGTGGACATCCGCGTCGCGACCACGTTTCAGGAAGCCGTCGACGCGATCGCACAGGCGCGTCCGGATGTCGTGGTCACGGGGCTCGACCTTCCGGATGGCAATGGTCTGGATCTCGTGACGCGAGCAGGTCTTGCGAACGACATGGGTGTGCCGATCATCCTGCACGTGCCGCATGGTGCGCCGCCTGCGGAGCAAGAGCGCATCGACAAACTGCTGCATACGGCGGTGCTGAAGCAGAGTCGTTCCGAGGAGCGATTGGTCGACGAAGTTGCGCTCTTCTTGCACCTGCGTGTCGATGATTTGCCACCGCAGCGGCGCGCTTGGCTCGAGAAGATCCACGCGTCGCCCGAGGTGCTCGCGGGCAAACAGGTGCTGATCGTCGACGACGACATCCGCAACATCTTCGCGATGACGACGATCCTCGAGGAGCAGGGGATGAACACGCGTGCGGCGGAGACAGGGCGCGCAGCGATCACGGTGCTCGAGCAGCACGAGGGGATCGACGTCGTGTTGATGGACATCATGATGCCGGAGATGGATGGTTACGACACGATCCGGGCCATTCGTTCGCGGGAAGCATGGCGCTCGCTCCCGATCATCGCGGTGACCGCGAAGGCGATGAAGGGCGATCGGGAGAAGTGTTTCGAGGCAGGCGCGACCGACTACGTTGCCAAGCCTGTCGATCCTGAGCAGCTCTTCGCGCGGCTCAGATTTTGGCTGCACCGATGA
- a CDS encoding response regulator, translating to MGEVRDERNKVGILVVDDCHDRLLAVETMLADLNERVVVAQSGREALRCLLQEDFAVILLDVDMPIMDGFETARLIRQRKRSRQTPIIFLTAFGDSFQAAQGYALGAVDYILTPVHPDILRAKVSVFVALHRKTEEARLAAQSIAERASQLSALSRASLLINAARSIDVMLEEVARGVRVAVGASAAFVGCVNGSKSALAFSPREAFDMAVHRARDLRSDWVHQRVASESRVIMLSPSDRDKLPPRPGLPRGPLMAAPLMGLEGQCVGWIEVVGALDRTFSEDDESLLLLASQLASVALQNLSNAEEREVSRLKDEFLATLSHELRTPLTAIVGWTRILLDTKPDAAKIARGLEVIERNAGAQAKLIEDLLDVSRIVTGKLMLDTTLVGLSSLVETAMETLRPVAQAKNITVTLSLGDRRDFVDGDPERLRQVTTNLIANSLKFTPVGGRVEVRVRRVEDDVELSVSDNGEGIRPEFLPFVFDRFRQGDSSSRRAHGGLGIGLAVVRHIVISHGGTVTAHSAGVNQGATFVVRLPRVVREGDGPTPPPVSCLIAPPPTLAGLRVLVVDDNEDTLEILRQVLASHRVDVRTASNVRDAIAAFDAVRPHVLVSDIAMPGEDGYDFMDHIRRRGPERGGAVPALALTAHARPEDQERALAAGFQKHVSKPVDPAELVQAVASLVGLSWPRGNQADEWVASRDSA from the coding sequence ATGGGCGAAGTGCGCGACGAACGAAACAAGGTCGGGATCCTGGTGGTGGACGACTGTCACGATCGGCTGCTGGCTGTCGAGACGATGCTCGCGGATTTGAACGAACGCGTGGTGGTTGCGCAGAGTGGGCGGGAGGCGCTGCGGTGCCTCCTGCAGGAGGACTTTGCGGTCATCCTGCTCGACGTCGACATGCCCATCATGGATGGGTTCGAGACGGCGCGACTCATCCGGCAACGCAAGCGCTCGCGACAAACGCCGATCATTTTTCTGACGGCATTTGGCGACTCTTTTCAGGCCGCGCAGGGGTACGCGCTCGGAGCTGTTGACTACATCCTCACGCCAGTCCATCCAGATATTTTGAGAGCAAAGGTATCCGTGTTTGTCGCTCTGCACCGTAAAACGGAAGAGGCCCGGCTCGCGGCGCAGTCGATCGCCGAGCGCGCCTCGCAACTGTCGGCGCTGTCGCGTGCATCGCTCCTGATCAACGCGGCGCGATCGATCGACGTGATGCTGGAGGAAGTTGCGCGGGGTGTACGCGTGGCGGTCGGTGCGAGCGCCGCGTTCGTTGGGTGCGTGAACGGCTCCAAATCTGCGCTTGCCTTTTCGCCGCGCGAAGCCTTCGACATGGCCGTCCATCGCGCTCGAGACTTGCGATCCGATTGGGTGCATCAGCGGGTCGCATCCGAGTCGCGGGTGATCATGTTGTCGCCATCGGACCGAGACAAACTGCCACCACGACCCGGGTTGCCTCGAGGTCCGCTCATGGCCGCACCGCTCATGGGCCTCGAGGGGCAGTGCGTTGGTTGGATCGAGGTCGTGGGGGCGCTGGATCGGACGTTCAGCGAGGATGACGAATCGCTTCTTTTGCTCGCCTCGCAGCTCGCGTCCGTGGCGCTCCAGAATCTTTCGAACGCGGAAGAACGTGAGGTGAGCAGGCTCAAAGACGAGTTTCTCGCGACGCTGTCGCACGAGCTTCGCACGCCGCTCACGGCGATCGTCGGGTGGACGCGGATTCTGCTCGACACGAAACCCGATGCGGCGAAGATCGCGCGGGGGCTCGAGGTGATCGAACGCAACGCGGGCGCGCAGGCCAAGCTCATCGAGGATCTGCTGGACGTCTCGCGCATCGTGACGGGCAAACTGATGCTCGACACGACGCTCGTGGGGCTCTCGTCGCTCGTCGAGACTGCGATGGAGACGCTTCGCCCCGTGGCGCAGGCGAAGAACATCACGGTGACGCTGTCGCTCGGCGATCGCCGGGACTTCGTGGACGGCGATCCCGAGAGGCTACGTCAGGTCACGACAAACCTCATCGCGAACTCGCTGAAGTTCACGCCTGTTGGCGGGCGTGTCGAGGTGCGCGTGCGCCGCGTGGAGGACGACGTCGAGCTTTCGGTGAGCGACAACGGCGAGGGGATCCGCCCAGAATTCTTGCCGTTCGTATTCGATCGATTTCGCCAGGGTGACAGTTCGAGTCGCAGGGCGCACGGGGGGCTCGGGATCGGCCTTGCGGTCGTGCGGCACATCGTCATTTCGCACGGCGGCACGGTGACGGCTCACAGCGCTGGCGTGAACCAGGGCGCTACGTTCGTCGTGCGATTGCCCCGCGTCGTGCGCGAGGGTGACGGCCCAACGCCTCCGCCCGTGAGTTGCCTCATCGCGCCGCCACCGACGCTCGCAGGGCTGCGCGTGCTCGTCGTGGACGACAACGAGGACACGCTCGAAATTCTGCGGCAGGTCCTCGCTTCGCATCGGGTGGACGTGCGCACTGCGTCGAACGTGCGTGATGCGATCGCTGCGTTCGACGCCGTGCGTCCGCATGTGCTCGTGAGTGACATTGCGATGCCTGGGGAGGATGGATACGACTTCATGGATCACATTCGGCGTCGTGGGCCGGAGCGTGGGGGGGCCGTACCAGCGCTCGCGCTCACGGCTCATGCGCGTCCGGAGGATCAAGAGCGCGCGCTTGCTGCGGGGTTTCAGAAGCACGTGTCGAAGCCGGTCGATCCGGCTGAGCTCGTGCAGGCGGTTGCGTCTCTCGTGGGTTTGTCTTGGCCACGGGGGAATCAGGCGGACGAGTGGGTGGCATCGAGGGACAGTGCTTAG
- a CDS encoding metal-dependent hydrolase yields the protein MTVLQDAPRQQNGSVPRPRSPGVDLDAELPRYWLADNAWATHIANGVNMLFPAGERFFVRSVNHYMDHVDDPHLKAQIKGFFGQEGRHAKEHERQLRQLELQGYDVHRILALYERIAFGFLERVSPTSLALATTAAAEHFTAIMAENALKSRLLDRAHPAMRQLLYWHAAEEIEHRAVAFDVLRKVNPSYGLRMAGLAMASVCLTGFWAMAVTVLLTQDTELEKRRLWDDFLAMRAVKERRAFLWKGIRSYMRPDFHPSQADIDHLAEEYLSSVGLA from the coding sequence ATGACGGTCCTCCAAGATGCCCCTCGGCAGCAAAATGGTTCGGTTCCTCGTCCCCGGTCGCCGGGGGTCGATCTGGATGCCGAGTTGCCGCGGTATTGGTTGGCAGACAATGCATGGGCGACGCACATTGCCAACGGCGTCAACATGCTATTTCCGGCCGGAGAGCGTTTTTTCGTCCGTTCGGTGAACCATTACATGGATCATGTCGACGACCCGCACTTGAAAGCTCAAATCAAGGGTTTTTTCGGACAGGAGGGACGTCACGCGAAGGAGCACGAGCGGCAGCTTCGGCAGCTCGAACTGCAAGGTTATGATGTGCACCGCATCTTGGCACTTTACGAACGAATTGCGTTTGGTTTCCTCGAACGGGTATCGCCCACGTCGCTGGCGCTTGCGACGACGGCCGCTGCGGAGCATTTTACGGCAATCATGGCCGAGAATGCATTGAAGAGCAGATTGCTGGACCGTGCACATCCGGCGATGAGGCAGCTACTGTATTGGCATGCGGCGGAAGAAATCGAGCATCGGGCGGTGGCATTCGACGTGCTCCGCAAGGTGAATCCCAGTTATGGGTTGCGCATGGCGGGCCTGGCCATGGCCAGCGTGTGTTTGACGGGGTTTTGGGCGATGGCCGTCACGGTTCTCTTGACGCAGGATACGGAGCTCGAAAAGAGGCGGTTATGGGATGATTTTTTGGCCATGCGAGCGGTCAAAGAGCGGCGCGCTTTTCTTTGGAAGGGAATCCGCTCGTACATGCGGCCCGATTTTCACCCGTCGCAGGCAGACATCGATCACCTCGCGGAAGAATACTTGTCGAGCGTTGGATTGGCGTAA
- a CDS encoding nucleotidyltransferase domain-containing protein, with protein MSQAVLDSLCSILRASAGDVRAAYRVGSRVYGTAKPTSDDDFVVIMTRPGQKQDLAFAHGINIVIHGPVTFQTALDDQSVFALECFFASPEATLMAPRPPFKYTLDRRKLSVSATEKSKADWQKAKKRFVDEPGPSRKKVFHALRVPAFALQIAKTGKLADFTCANAWHADIQRGPNDDFSWYEDRFGTVREEMCTELVQLAGKK; from the coding sequence ATGAGCCAAGCCGTCCTCGATTCGTTATGTTCGATTCTGCGCGCATCGGCCGGCGATGTGCGCGCGGCCTACCGTGTGGGATCGCGCGTGTACGGCACGGCCAAACCCACGTCCGACGACGATTTCGTCGTGATCATGACGCGGCCTGGACAAAAGCAAGACTTGGCTTTTGCGCACGGAATCAACATCGTCATTCATGGCCCCGTGACCTTTCAAACAGCGCTCGACGATCAAAGCGTATTCGCATTGGAATGTTTCTTTGCGTCGCCGGAAGCGACGCTCATGGCCCCGCGCCCGCCCTTCAAGTATACGCTCGATCGAAGGAAATTGTCGGTGTCGGCCACCGAAAAGTCGAAAGCCGATTGGCAAAAAGCCAAAAAGCGATTCGTCGATGAGCCCGGGCCATCACGAAAGAAAGTCTTCCACGCCTTGCGAGTGCCGGCATTCGCGCTTCAAATCGCAAAGACCGGCAAGCTCGCCGACTTCACGTGCGCCAATGCTTGGCATGCGGATATTCAGCGCGGACCCAATGACGATTTTTCGTGGTACGAAGACCGATTCGGCACAGTTCGAGAAGAAATGTGCACCGAGCTCGTACAATTGGCCGGGAAAAAGTGA
- a CDS encoding DUF86 domain-containing protein, producing the protein MTDVDLVSKKLACIETYVQELRTLSRPADIVRDLRERRFAEHTLQIAIQAALDVASHIVSDERMGEPRSNRAMFELLEQHGWIDATLALTLHNMVGFRNLLVHGYAAVDPRVVQNVVQHHVDDLLLYVAAIRQKLNTRQQES; encoded by the coding sequence ATGACGGACGTGGACCTCGTCAGCAAGAAGCTTGCTTGTATTGAAACGTATGTCCAAGAATTGCGCACATTGTCGCGCCCCGCCGATATCGTGCGGGATTTACGTGAGCGCCGGTTTGCAGAGCATACCTTGCAAATCGCCATTCAAGCAGCGCTCGACGTAGCCTCGCACATCGTTTCGGACGAACGTATGGGCGAACCTCGCTCGAATCGAGCCATGTTCGAGCTGCTCGAACAGCATGGCTGGATTGATGCGACGCTCGCATTGACACTCCACAACATGGTGGGTTTTCGCAATCTTTTGGTGCATGGTTATGCAGCGGTCGACCCCCGAGTCGTACAGAATGTCGTGCAACACCATGTGGATGATTTGCTGCTGTACGTGGCTGCGATTCGACAGAAACTGAATACGCGGCAACAAGAGTCATGA
- a CDS encoding nucleotidyltransferase domain-containing protein translates to MLEAQQYGVVAAYLFGSFARGTGRSDSDVDIAVLYAQAPAPTLDAQPFRLEGELERAVGRPVQVVNLHSAPIDLVHRILRDGKLLLDRDRSARIAFEVRARNEYFDLEPVLRRYRRQERPT, encoded by the coding sequence ATCCTCGAGGCGCAGCAGTACGGGGTCGTTGCCGCGTATCTTTTCGGGAGCTTTGCTCGCGGGACAGGGCGGTCGGACAGCGACGTCGACATTGCCGTTCTCTACGCGCAAGCCCCTGCGCCAACGCTCGATGCTCAACCGTTCAGGCTCGAAGGGGAGCTCGAGCGTGCCGTTGGGCGACCGGTACAGGTCGTCAACCTGCATTCGGCGCCGATCGATCTGGTGCACCGGATTCTCCGTGACGGTAAACTTCTCCTGGACCGTGATCGCAGCGCACGGATTGCATTCGAAGTGCGAGCACGAAATGAATATTTCGATTTGGAGCCCGTGCTTCGAAGATACCGTCGACAAGAGAGACCGACATGA